Proteins from a genomic interval of Kaistia defluvii:
- a CDS encoding carboxymuconolactone decarboxylase family protein → MHERLNAFAAAPEAVKAMIELSGKLAASSIEHSLQELVKIRASQINGCANCLHMHTADARKHGETEERIYLLSAWRESLLYTKRERAALAWTEALTLVAETRAPDVDYELVQAAFSAKEQVELTLMIGVINTWNRFAVGFRTVHPNDRKAAAQEEAA, encoded by the coding sequence ATGCACGAGAGACTGAACGCCTTCGCCGCCGCTCCTGAAGCCGTCAAGGCAATGATCGAACTGAGCGGTAAGCTGGCCGCGAGCAGCATCGAGCACAGCCTGCAGGAACTGGTGAAAATCCGCGCTTCGCAGATCAATGGCTGCGCCAATTGCCTGCACATGCACACGGCCGATGCGCGCAAGCATGGCGAGACCGAGGAGCGGATCTACCTGCTCAGCGCCTGGCGCGAGTCGCTGCTCTATACCAAGCGCGAGCGCGCCGCCCTCGCCTGGACGGAAGCGCTGACGCTGGTCGCGGAGACACGCGCGCCGGATGTCGACTATGAACTGGTTCAGGCCGCGTTCTCGGCGAAGGAACAGGTCGAGCTGACGCTCATGATCGGCGTCATCAACACCTGGAACCGCTTCGCGGTCGGCTTCCGCACCGTCCACCCAAACGACCGCAAGGCTGCCGCGCAAGAAGAGGCGGCGTGA
- a CDS encoding HIT family protein, which yields MTPYDDTNIFARILRGEIPSQRVYEDAETIAFMDVMPQGPGHLLVLPKTPSRNMLDADPAVLARLIAIVQKLARAAKLAFAADGVTIMQFNEPAAGQTVFHLHFHIIPRFEGEPLHPHTGSMEKPEILAENADRVRAALNTK from the coding sequence ATGACCCCGTATGACGACACCAACATCTTCGCCCGGATTCTGCGCGGCGAGATCCCGTCGCAGCGCGTCTACGAGGACGCCGAGACGATCGCTTTCATGGATGTCATGCCGCAGGGCCCCGGCCACTTGCTCGTCCTGCCCAAGACGCCCTCGCGCAATATGCTGGACGCGGATCCCGCCGTATTGGCGCGGCTGATCGCGATCGTGCAGAAGCTCGCCCGCGCCGCCAAGCTCGCCTTCGCGGCGGATGGCGTGACAATCATGCAATTCAACGAGCCGGCGGCCGGCCAGACGGTCTTCCACCTGCATTTCCACATCATCCCGCGCTTCGAGGGCGAGCCGCTGCACCCACATACGGGCTCGATGGAGAAGCCGGAAATCCTGGCCGAGAATGCCGACCGCGTCCGCGCGGCGCTCAACACGAAATAA
- a CDS encoding sulfatase-like hydrolase/transferase, which produces MTAILLWVGAAAILLVTERQATRPAFALLAFAFVTACFLLVTGDEERATLLALILALTIVGASAVKHHHSGMKLAVADLALTFAGTIPFMLRQYRRTATLTIAGAILLGLAALATLALVRGAPYSLASRLLLLGLAAAALYALCRANGGTAYRTDVTQQKRFFSFFIASLVDVASWWPTGGVRMLDVGASPLPLAAPIAARSDIRPDIIVIQHESVFDPRLFGLPVDERIAEFLTPKDAFHGTLHVDIYGGGSWQTEFSLLTGLSSASFGPDSYFLFKKGVGRFRHSLPSELAQLGYRTMLSTSCRREFMNYNAFYAGIGVAERVFSDDFPPPFDLASFEVNNSDAAFFAATRGALERSIDRDPAPRFLMALTNFNHGPHETRLVPAGQYEDERRFATAALPDANYGEYYARLTETAESYAAFKAALKQRYPGRPMLIVRYGDHQPTLTRAIEEARGIAPDDPRQFETFYAIEGIHFEPKLDSIPAQLDIAMLGTVALQASGLPLDAVSATRASLIDECGALYIATPSERKNRFHRTLIDQGLIELGKATPQASAVPERA; this is translated from the coding sequence ATGACAGCGATTCTTCTCTGGGTCGGGGCCGCGGCCATTCTGCTCGTGACCGAACGGCAAGCAACGCGGCCGGCCTTCGCGCTGCTCGCCTTTGCCTTCGTGACCGCTTGCTTCCTGCTCGTCACCGGGGACGAGGAGCGGGCGACGCTGCTTGCCCTGATCCTGGCCCTGACCATCGTCGGGGCATCCGCCGTCAAGCATCATCACAGCGGCATGAAGCTCGCGGTCGCCGACCTCGCCTTGACCTTCGCCGGCACAATCCCCTTCATGCTGCGGCAATACCGGCGCACGGCCACGCTCACCATCGCCGGCGCCATTCTGCTCGGTCTCGCCGCCCTGGCGACGCTGGCGCTGGTTCGCGGAGCGCCCTATTCCCTCGCCTCGCGGCTGCTGCTTCTGGGGCTGGCGGCAGCGGCTCTCTACGCGCTCTGCCGGGCGAATGGCGGCACGGCCTATCGCACCGACGTGACGCAGCAGAAGCGTTTCTTCTCGTTCTTCATCGCTTCGCTGGTGGATGTCGCAAGCTGGTGGCCGACCGGCGGCGTGCGCATGCTGGACGTCGGTGCGTCGCCGCTTCCCCTGGCTGCGCCGATCGCTGCGCGCAGCGATATCCGGCCGGATATCATCGTCATCCAGCATGAATCCGTGTTCGATCCACGCCTGTTCGGCCTGCCCGTCGACGAGCGGATCGCAGAATTCCTGACGCCGAAGGACGCTTTCCACGGCACGCTGCATGTCGACATCTATGGCGGCGGGTCGTGGCAGACGGAATTCAGCCTGCTGACGGGCCTGTCCTCCGCCAGCTTCGGGCCGGATTCCTATTTCCTGTTCAAGAAAGGTGTCGGCCGCTTCCGCCACTCGCTGCCGAGCGAACTCGCCCAGCTCGGCTACCGCACCATGCTGTCGACCAGCTGCCGGCGCGAGTTCATGAACTACAACGCCTTCTATGCCGGCATCGGCGTCGCGGAGCGCGTCTTCTCCGACGATTTTCCGCCGCCTTTTGACCTCGCCAGCTTCGAAGTCAATAATTCCGACGCGGCCTTTTTCGCGGCGACGCGCGGAGCGCTGGAGCGTTCGATCGACCGTGACCCCGCTCCGCGCTTCCTGATGGCGCTGACCAATTTCAACCACGGCCCGCACGAGACACGCCTGGTGCCCGCAGGCCAATATGAGGACGAGCGCCGTTTCGCGACTGCCGCCCTGCCCGATGCGAACTACGGCGAGTATTACGCGCGCCTGACGGAGACGGCCGAGAGCTATGCGGCCTTCAAGGCGGCGCTGAAGCAGCGTTATCCCGGCCGGCCGATGCTGATCGTGCGCTATGGCGACCACCAGCCGACGCTGACGCGCGCCATCGAGGAGGCGCGCGGCATCGCCCCCGACGATCCGCGCCAGTTCGAGACCTTCTACGCGATCGAGGGCATCCACTTCGAGCCAAAGCTCGACAGCATACCGGCGCAGCTCGACATCGCCATGCTGGGCACCGTCGCCCTGCAGGCATCGGGCCTTCCGCTCGATGCCGTCTCGGCGACGCGTGCCAGTCTCATCGACGAGTGCGGCGCGCTCTATATCGCAACGCCATCGGAGCGTAAGAACCGTTTTCACCGTACCCTGATAGACCAGGGCCTGATCGAGCTCGGCAAGGCGACACCGCAGGCCTCGGCCGTGCCGGAACGGGCCTGA
- a CDS encoding sigma-70 family RNA polymerase sigma factor: protein MVDASTAEFEQHRRFLTGLAYRMLGSLSDAQDIVQDAFLRWHGAEPTALASPRAWLGKIVTRLCLDMMKSARARRESYVGQWLPEPVIEPIDLPRAGSIDDRIDAPVALMLALERLSPLERAAFILHDIFEMEFDELSDALDRTEAACRQLLVRARGHVGKTRQRYAVDAEEANRLTTAFFQATSSGDASALRDLLADAARLHGDGGGKRPATLNIIYGADKISRFFAGVAQKPGAQASTIWSGPLRINGLPGFVALDPFGTLQAIALEIEDGRIVAIYSMRNPDKLTGAEAFLPASQTA, encoded by the coding sequence ATGGTCGACGCGTCCACTGCCGAGTTTGAACAGCACAGACGCTTCCTGACCGGGCTTGCCTATCGCATGCTCGGATCGCTTTCCGATGCCCAAGACATCGTGCAGGACGCCTTCCTGCGCTGGCACGGCGCCGAGCCGACCGCCTTGGCCAGCCCTCGGGCCTGGCTCGGCAAGATCGTCACCCGGCTCTGCCTCGACATGATGAAGTCCGCCAGGGCCCGGCGCGAGAGCTATGTCGGACAGTGGCTGCCGGAGCCGGTGATCGAGCCAATCGACCTGCCCCGCGCCGGCTCGATCGACGACCGGATCGACGCGCCCGTGGCCCTGATGCTCGCGTTGGAACGGCTCTCGCCGCTCGAGCGCGCCGCCTTTATCCTGCACGACATCTTCGAGATGGAATTCGACGAACTGTCCGATGCGCTGGACCGGACGGAGGCGGCGTGCCGGCAATTGCTGGTTCGCGCCCGGGGCCATGTCGGCAAAACCAGGCAGCGCTATGCGGTCGACGCGGAGGAGGCGAACCGGCTCACCACGGCCTTCTTCCAGGCGACCAGCAGCGGCGACGCTTCGGCGCTGCGCGACCTGCTGGCAGACGCCGCCCGCCTGCATGGCGATGGCGGCGGCAAGCGCCCCGCGACGCTCAACATCATCTATGGCGCCGACAAGATCAGCCGCTTCTTCGCCGGCGTCGCCCAGAAACCGGGGGCCCAAGCGAGCACGATCTGGTCCGGCCCGCTGCGCATCAACGGGCTGCCCGGCTTCGTCGCTCTCGATCCGTTCGGGACGCTCCAGGCCATCGCGCTGGAGATCGAGGACGGCCGCATTGTCGCGATCTACAGTATGCGCAATCCCGACAAGTTGACCGGCGCCGAAGCCTTCCTTCCGGCGAGTCAGACGGCATAA